DNA from Candidatus Zixiibacteriota bacterium:
AGCTGGGCCGATGCCGCAGACGCGAACAGGGGCAAGACCACGACGATGAAGAATCGGCAGATCAGGAACCGCATCATCAGAATGTACGCCCGTCCTGTGCGATTCGCGCACCGGAGAGATGACTGGGGGATCGAAGAAACGGGTGAATCGTATCGGTGATGGGGCGGCGGTCGTGTGCCTATTCGGCCGATAAGACCATGATGCGATGCTGCGCGAGACTGACCGTGTTAAACATGCTGCGCAAGTCCGGGAACTGCCTGGCGCCGAAGTCACGCCGTTCGACGCGCCAGAACCGCCGCGCGGTAATCGAGTCGCCATCGACGCCGATCGAGGAGCGGAAAACAAACCCATCGCCGATCAGATCGTGCGGCGGTGGTGGCGTGTTGAGACGAAAACCATCGGGGACATGCCAGACCATCCGGCATTCCTCAGTCCACGCCGATTCGAAGGAGATCGGGTAGTGCCGGGCTGATGTCATCAGCGGATTTTCGCCGAGTGCACGGATGGTGCCGGGGAAGATCGTCAATCGGTCCGCGTCGACCGTGGCGGCTCCCGTCCAGTCGAATTCGACCCGCATCAGGATCGGTGCCCAGCCGTGCTTGCCGCTCCGAGTGATTTCAATCGCGGTCGGCGCGATGTCGGGCAGCCATTCACGGCGCAGGTATCCGACCGTGTCGTGGTCGGCGAGCGCGCACAGCAGTTCAAAGGCGGCTTGGCCGCCGAGCGTCAACTCGAGCGTCCCGTGCGCCGATCCGTCCGCCCGCAGAGTGACCGAGCCGTCGGCGATGCGGGAATTGTCGACCGGCGGGGCCGGAAGGTCGATTAAAACCTTTCGATGCGACGGGTACCCGATGACCACTCCGGCATCCACTTGATCATCGGGGGGGAGATATCCCAGCCAGGCATTGGGAACGTTGGTCTCACAGAAGATCTGCTCGCCGTCGTGTTCAATGCAGACAATGGCGTGGTCGAATTGTTCGAGACGGTGGTCGCGCTGGTCGAACCGCAGGTGGCTGCGACGCGAGATCAATACCGGCCAGGCGTCGATGTCATGGTACCGCAATAGCGAGATAAACAGCAGGTTCTTCTCGAGCGCGTTGCCGCGACGGTCGGACAAGACGCGAGCGGCATCCCGCAGGCCGCCGTTGTAGACCGAGATGGCCGCACCGGAGACAGCGACCGAATCACGCACAAATTCGTAGATACGTTCGATCAACTCCCGGCTTGACAACAGGGGCGCGACCTTGTCCCAGCGGGGCCAATTGTGGTTGGGCTCCAGGACGCGGCTGTACGCGCGCTTGACCTGATCGGCCAGATCATTCCAGGAGTCGACAAACTCCATCACCTTGGAGCCGTCGTTGAAGCGGACGACCTGGAAATCCAGCAGCGTTCGATGGTTGAGAATCGAGGCGACCAACGGTTCGGTGGTCAGCGGCGCGAGATCGATTGCATGCCAACGGAACTGCCGCACGGTCCCGCTGCCGTGGACAAGCGAAATAACCTCGCTGGTGTCGGGTCCGCGCACGAACTCGCTGTTGTTGACGACCGCCGTGTACTCAAAGCCCTCCGGCAACCTCACCGCCAATTCGGAGTACTCGGTCGGAACCACATCCTGAAAGGCCCATGGACGCAGGTAGTAAAAATTGCGCGAACTGAGTTCGTAGCGGTACTCGATCACGCAACCGGGGGCGACCTCGGGAAAGGCGAAGACCAAGGCGCGCCAGTCTCCGGTTTCCTCGGTGATGAAGACGCGGCTGGCGACATCGACGACCCGGCCGTCCCGAGTCACCGTGTGGGCTTCGACCTTCTCGATTTTCTCGGATTTATGGTACGGAATCTTGATGTTGGCCAAAAATGACGCGTCGTGCCGGAAAATTTGAACCCGCCGGTGCCGCTGGAACGTAAACTTTAGACCGGGGCCCACAGTTATCTGACCCCGATCGAAACTGACCGAGGCGCCCGCCGTCGGATCGTCGCCGAGGCGGGTGCGGCTGTACTCCGTGGGTGTCTGTTGTCCCCAAGGTGCGCGGCCCGCGTCCTGAGCAACAACGGGGACCGCCGTACCCAGCAGGAAGGCCGTTGCCCAAGCCCCAAGGGACAACGCCTTATGGCGTGTTGTCAACTGCATGGCCTGACTGAACCACCATGCCCGGGCCACGCATGGCACGCGAGAGCCCGATCTTCACCTTATCGTTTGCGGCAGGAAGTGGGGCATCCCACCGCCGGAGAGCGCTGCGGGGCGCCTGTAAGCGTCCAGCATAAAGATAAAGTGAGGTCTTCGGGGGTCACAAGCGGAATTTGGGGGGTGTTAAGGGGCGGATCGGACATTTCTCAGCCCTGGACTTACCCTGAGCTTGCTATTTCCCTTGAGTTGGCGGCGTGTGATATCCGGTAGGGCGGGTTTAATCCGCAGGGTTTGCGCAAATCGGAGTGTTCGTCGGGGTGTGGTGGCGTGTCGGCGGGGCATGCCCGCCCTGAGTTGGTTCGCTTGACCGATCACAAACAAAACCCCCCCGCGTCCATCGACGCGGGGGTTCTGTTTTTGCGGACTGCGAACCATCGTCGCGATTAGCCGCCGATCTTCTTGACCGTGCGGGCCTTTGCGCTCTGCGTGGTCTTGCTTGGTGCGACCGGTTTGGTCTTCGGCTTGCCGGTCGGACGCTTGGTCGTGGTCTTCTTTGCTTTCATCGGGCATTCACCTCCCCATCCAGGAAGCGTGGTTGGCACACAATGTCCGTGTGTGCGCGGTTCGTCTACGCTCACCGCGAGCGGAGTTGATCGAGCTTGATACGCAGATGTGTCAGTTTTCGATACGGAAATCGTGCGCCGCAGCTGCGGATCGAGAATGATTTCGGCTCCTGCAACCAGTCTGTCGATCTGATGTCGGATCAAACGACTCACGTGAACGTACTCTAACGACAAAAATCCCCGCGCCATTGCTGGCGCGGGGATTGTCTTCGATATGGCTTTCCGGTCGGCTTAGAAGTCGTCGTAGCCGCCGCCCATGCCGCCCGGCATTCCGCCTCCGGGCATGCCGCCCTTGTCTCTCTTATCGGGCTTGTCGGTGATCATCACTTCGGTGGTCAGCAGCAACCCGGCAATCGACGCCGCATTCTCCAATGCGCTGCGCACGACCTTGGTCGGGTCGATGACGCCCGCCTTCATGAGGTCCTCATATGTGTCGGTTTGGGCATTGTAGCCGAAGTTGCCCTTCTCCGCCTTGACGCGGTTGATCACGATCGAGCCCTCGGCACCGGCGTTCTCGGAGATCAGCCGGATCGGTGCTTCCAGCGACTTGCGGATGATGTTGACGCCGATGCTTTCATCCTCGCCGCCGCCATTGACACCTTCCAAAGCCCCCAGGCAGCGCAAATAGGCGACACCGCCGCCCGGAACTATTCCTTCCTCGGCCGCCGCGCGGGTGGCATGGAGCGCATCCTCGACGCGCGCCTTCTTCTCTTTCATCTCCACTTCGGTGGCCGCGCCGACATTGATGACCGCGACACCGCCGGAGAGCTTTGCCAGACGCTCCTGCAGCTTCTCTTTGTCGTAATCGGAGGTGGTCTCTTCGATCTGCTTTTTGATCTGGTTGATGCGGCCCTTGATCTTGTCATCGGCGCCCGCGCCCTTGACCACGGTCGTATTGTCCTTGTCGATCGACACACGCGCCGCTTTGCCGAGGTGCGAGAGGACCGTGTTCTCCAGCTTGAAGCCCAGTTCCTCGGAAACCACCTGACCGCCGGTGAGAATGGCGATGTCTTCGAGCATGGCCTTGCGCCGGTCGCCAAAGCCGGGGGCCTTGACCGCGCAGACCTTCAGCGTGCCGCGCAGCTTGTTGACCACCAACGTGGCCAACGCCTCGCCCTCGACATCCTCGGCAATCACCAACAGGGGGCGGCCCAACTGGGCGACTTTCTCCAACAGGGGGAGCAGGTCTTTCATCGTTGAGATCTTCTTGTCGTGGATCAGAATGACCGGCTCCTCGAGGACCGCTTCCATCGACTCGGCGTCGGTGACGAAGTACGGCGAGATATAGCCGCGATCAAACTGCATCCCCTCGACCAACTCCAGCGTTGTGTCGGTCGATTTGGCTTCCTCGACGGTGATCACGCCGTCTTTGCCGACTTTATCCATCGCGTCGGCGATCAGATCGCCGATCTCGCGGTCGTTGTTGGCGGAGATGGTCGCGACTTGAGCGTACTCTTTCTTGGAGGGGACGTCGATCTTCAGCGCCTTGAGCTGCGCGACAACCGCGTTGACCGCCTTCTGGATGCCGCGCTGCAACGCCATTGGATTGGCGCCGGCGGTGACATTCTTCAGCCCCTCGCGGTAGATCGCCTGTGCCAGCACGGTCGCGGTGGTGGTGCCGTCACCGGCGACGTCGGAGGTCTTCGAAGCAACCTCCTTGACCATCTGCGCGCCCATGTTCTCGAAGTGGTCCTCGAGTTCGATTTCTTTGGCGACGGTCACGCCGTCTTTGGTGACCGTCGGCGCTCCGAATTTCTTGTCGATGACGACATTGCGTCCCTTCGGTCCGAGTGTGATGCGCACGGCATTGGCCAACTGGTCGACACCGCGTTTCATCTTCTCGCGGGCGGCACTGGAGTATTCCAGCATCTTTGACATGAATCATCCTCCTGTATGGTGACGGCGCTTGGCGCCGATACGTTGCGACTGTCAGTTGACGACCGCGAGAATGTCCGACTCGCGCATGATCAAAAACTCATCGTGGTTGATCGTGACTTCCGTGCCGGAGTACTTTCCGTACAGCACGCGGTCGCCCTTTTTGACTTCCAACGGGATGAGCGTGCCCTCTTCGGTCTTGCGGCCGGTGCCGATTTCGATGACTTCGCCTTCCTGCGGCTTCTCTTTGGCGGTGTCGGGGATGATGATCCCGCCCTTCTTGACTTCCTGCTCGGTCTCCAGCGGGCGGATGACCACGCGGTCGGCCAGCGGTTTGACATTGATTGCCATGTTGCGTCCTCCTGTGGTCTCGTCGTGAGACCGTGTTAGAACTGTGGGTGCGTCTGTTGTGCCCGCAGCCATTTGCGAAAATGTCAGACGGGCGCACTATTAGCACTCACCTCAAGTGAGTGCTAATAGGTTTGCTCCATTATACGCGAATCAATGGTAAAGATGCAAATTCTTTTGCAGTGCAAACGATATGGGGGCCAGCCCCAGCCCGCTGCGGCCTATCTCATGGTCAGATATAGCGTTGTGCGATCAGCCCATCGAGTTGCGAAGAATGTGCCGCAGCCCCTTGAGGGTCAAAACAGGATCGACCGATTCAATGGCCATCGATCCGGCGGCGATGGTCTCGGCCAATCCCCCAGTGGCGATGACTTTTGGTTTGCCCCCTAATTGGGCCATGATCCGTCGCACGATCTCATCGACCGAGCCGATCGCTCCAAAGAAGAGACCCGAGCGGAGCGCTTCCTCAGTCGTGGTCCCGATCACCGACGGGGGCTCCGCGATCGACACCTTGAATAGCT
Protein-coding regions in this window:
- a CDS encoding DUF3857 domain-containing protein, which gives rise to MQLTTRHKALSLGAWATAFLLGTAVPVVAQDAGRAPWGQQTPTEYSRTRLGDDPTAGASVSFDRGQITVGPGLKFTFQRHRRVQIFRHDASFLANIKIPYHKSEKIEKVEAHTVTRDGRVVDVASRVFITEETGDWRALVFAFPEVAPGCVIEYRYELSSRNFYYLRPWAFQDVVPTEYSELAVRLPEGFEYTAVVNNSEFVRGPDTSEVISLVHGSGTVRQFRWHAIDLAPLTTEPLVASILNHRTLLDFQVVRFNDGSKVMEFVDSWNDLADQVKRAYSRVLEPNHNWPRWDKVAPLLSSRELIERIYEFVRDSVAVSGAAISVYNGGLRDAARVLSDRRGNALEKNLLFISLLRYHDIDAWPVLISRRSHLRFDQRDHRLEQFDHAIVCIEHDGEQIFCETNVPNAWLGYLPPDDQVDAGVVIGYPSHRKVLIDLPAPPVDNSRIADGSVTLRADGSAHGTLELTLGGQAAFELLCALADHDTVGYLRREWLPDIAPTAIEITRSGKHGWAPILMRVEFDWTGAATVDADRLTIFPGTIRALGENPLMTSARHYPISFESAWTEECRMVWHVPDGFRLNTPPPPHDLIGDGFVFRSSIGVDGDSITARRFWRVERRDFGARQFPDLRSMFNTVSLAQHRIMVLSAE
- the groL gene encoding chaperonin GroEL (60 kDa chaperone family; promotes refolding of misfolded polypeptides especially under stressful conditions; forms two stacked rings of heptamers to form a barrel-shaped 14mer; ends can be capped by GroES; misfolded proteins enter the barrel where they are refolded when GroES binds) codes for the protein MSKMLEYSSAAREKMKRGVDQLANAVRITLGPKGRNVVIDKKFGAPTVTKDGVTVAKEIELEDHFENMGAQMVKEVASKTSDVAGDGTTTATVLAQAIYREGLKNVTAGANPMALQRGIQKAVNAVVAQLKALKIDVPSKKEYAQVATISANNDREIGDLIADAMDKVGKDGVITVEEAKSTDTTLELVEGMQFDRGYISPYFVTDAESMEAVLEEPVILIHDKKISTMKDLLPLLEKVAQLGRPLLVIAEDVEGEALATLVVNKLRGTLKVCAVKAPGFGDRRKAMLEDIAILTGGQVVSEELGFKLENTVLSHLGKAARVSIDKDNTTVVKGAGADDKIKGRINQIKKQIEETTSDYDKEKLQERLAKLSGGVAVINVGAATEVEMKEKKARVEDALHATRAAAEEGIVPGGGVAYLRCLGALEGVNGGGEDESIGVNIIRKSLEAPIRLISENAGAEGSIVINRVKAEKGNFGYNAQTDTYEDLMKAGVIDPTKVVRSALENAASIAGLLLTTEVMITDKPDKRDKGGMPGGGMPGGMGGGYDDF
- the groES gene encoding co-chaperone GroES, with protein sequence MAINVKPLADRVVIRPLETEQEVKKGGIIIPDTAKEKPQEGEVIEIGTGRKTEEGTLIPLEVKKGDRVLYGKYSGTEVTINHDEFLIMRESDILAVVN